The sequence CTGTGCACCACCATCTCCTCGGGCCACTACGCCATGAGCCTGTGGCTCAAGGCTTTGGGCCTCACCGACAAGGACGTGGTGATAAAGAACATGGACCCGGCCCAGTGCGTGGCCGCATTTGAGAAGGGCATCGGGGACGCCGTGGTCCTCTGGGCCCCCCAGATGTACAACGGCCTGAAAAAGGGCTGGAAAGTGGCCTCGGACGTGAAGAAGGCCGGCGGGTTCGTGCCCATCGTGCTCATCGGCGACAAGGACTACTGCGACAAGAACCCCGAAGAAGTGGCCAAGTTCTTGAAGGTCTATTTCCAGGGCATCGACCTTCTGCGCAAGGAAGGCGTCAAGCTGGCTCCGGAATACGCCAAGTTCCTCAAGTGGGCCGGCCTCAATATGACCGAGGACGAAGCCAAGATGGACCTGGAGCTGCACCCGGTGTTCACACTGGAAGAACAGCTCAAGATGTTCGACTCTTCCAAGGGCGAAAGCCAGGTGCAGGCCTGGCAGAAGGATCTGGTCAAATTCTTCACCGAACTCGGCAAGCTGAAACCCGCCGAGGGCGAGAAGCTCCAGACCGGCTTCTACATCACCGACAAGTTCCTGAAGATGGTTCCCAACGTAAAATAAACGCGTAAGCCCGCCCGGGAGGCCTTTACAGGAGGGCCTCCCGGGCGATCCAACCCTTGATAGAGGGGGATGCATGACAGCCTACAGGGAGATCAAAGTCCACACGCCGCTGGCTCTGAAGATTCTGCCGGTGGTGAGCGTGGCCGGGTTCTTCGCCGTCTGGGAGTTCGTGGTGCGCACCGGCATGGTGCCGGAAACCATGCTGGCCGCCCCGAGCACTGTGGTGGAGCTGCTCTTTCTGAAGCTGTGGAACGCCGATCCGGATGGCGCGCTGCTGCACGAGCATGCCTGGATAAGCATTCAGGAAGCCTTCAGCGGCTACTTTCTGTCCCTCATGGTCGGGCTGCCTTTGGGATTAGCCATGGGCTGGTTCGTGGCGGCCGAAGGTCTGGCCCGTCCCGTGTTCGAAATCATCCGCCCCATACCTCCCGTGGCCTGGATTCCCCTGACCATCTTCTGGTTCGGCATCGGCCTGCCAGGCAAGATATTCATCATCTGGATAGGCGGATTGGTCCCCTGCGTCATTAACGCCTACGTGGGAGTGAAGATGACCAACCCGACGCTTATCCAGATGGCCAGGACCTACGGGGCAAGCGACTGGCAGATCTTCAAAAGGCTGTGCATCCCCTCGGCCCTGCCCATGGTTTTCGGAGCCCTGCAGATCGCCCTGGCCTGCTGCTGGACCAACCTCGTGGCCGCGGAGCTTCTGGCCGCCGACGCGGGGCTCGGATTCATGATCACCATGGGCCGCAGGCTGGCCCTGCCGGAGATGGTGGTGCTCGGCATGTTCATGGTGGGGCTCACGGGCGCGGTCATCGGAGTGGCCATCGACAGGGTGGAAAAACGGCTCCTGGCCGGGATCAGGAGATAACTCATGTCCAAAAAAACACCACACTGCACCGCAGTAGCCAACGAAACCGTCTCGGGGTGTTCGGACCACGGCCCACTTACCCTGAGGAGGGTGCTCGGCAACCGCTGGTTCCTGTACTGCGTCTCCCTGGTCGCGTTCTTCACCACCTGGGACACGGTGGCCCGCTTCGGAGCTCTCGGCGGCGGTACCAGCGCCCTGGCCACTCCCGTGGAGGTACTCGAACAGCTGGTGTACCTCTGGGACAACGAACTGGCCGAAATGACCCTCTGGGGTCACATCTGGGCCAGCACCCAGCGCGTGCTGGTCGGCTTTTCCATAGCCGCGGCCATCGCCGTGCCCCTGGGCCTGTTCATGGCGCTCAACCGCTACGTGAACGCCCTGGTCAAGCCGCTCTTCGACCTTTTGAAGCCCATGCCGCCCATCTCCTGGATATCCATCTCCATCCTGTGGTTCGGCATCGGAGAGACTTCCAAGGTCTTCATCATCGTCCTGGGAACGTTCGTGCCCTGCCTGCTGAATGCCTACAACGGCGTCCGCCTGGTTGAACCCGAGCTCTACGACGTCATCCGGACCCTGGGCGGCAACCGGCGCGACGAAATCCTGCACGTGTGCTTCCCGGCCTCGTTCCCGGCCATCTTCGCCGGGCTTCAGATTTCGCTCTCCATAGCCTGGACCTGCGTTCTGGCCGCCGAACTGGTCAGCGCCCGGTCCGGGCTCGGGTTCATCATCGTCCAGGGCATGAACCTCTCCCAACCGGCTCTCGTGATGGGCGGCATGGCTGTCATCGCCATGGCGGCCTGGGGCACCACGCTTCTGGTCACCGCCTTGGAGAGAAAGCTGTGCCCGTGGAAACGAAAGGTCGCGGGCCTCTAACCCCTCAGCAAGGACCACGCCGTGGACAATGCCGCCAAGCCTTCCAAGATAAAGATTGAATGCAAGAACGTGTGCAAGACCTTCATCCAGAAGGGCCACCAGGAAGTGCCCGTGCTCGAGGACGTGAGCATCGAGGTCCACGAGAACGAATTCCTGGTGATATTAGGCCCTGGTCAGTGCGGCAAAAGTACGCTCCTGCGCATCATGGCCGGGCTTGAAATCCCCACCTCCGGGACAGTCACCCTGGACGGCAAGGAAGTGACCGGGCCCGGCGCGGACCGTGGCCTGGTGTTTCAGGGGTACATGCTCTTTCCCTGGAAGACGGTGCTCGGAAACGTGGAGATGGGTCCCAAGCTCTGCGGCCTGCCCAAATGCCAGCAGCGCGAGATCGCCCTGCACTACATCAACCTGGTGGGTCTTTCCGGCTTCGAGCAGCACTACCCGCACCAGCTCTCGGGCGGCATGAAGCAGCGGGTGGGCATAGCCCGGTCCTACGCCAACAAGCCCGAAGTCATGCTCCTGGACGAACCCTTCGGACAGCTCGACGCCCAGACGCGGATATTCATGGAGCAGGAGACGGAACGCATCTGGCAGCACGAGAAGCGCACTGTCCTGTTTGTCACCAACAACACCGACGAAGCCCTTTTCCTCGGAGACCGCATCGTGACCATGGAGGGCAAGCTCCCGGGCCGGGTGCAGCGGACATACACCGTCGATCTCCCGAGACCCAGGGACTTAACCGACATGCGATTTCTCGAGATGCGCCGGGAGATCATCGACTCGTCGGTACTCACCCTCTAGATTCCAGACACTCGGAGGTACACCGTGGTTCACGCGTTCAACTCGGTCCGAAGGATCGTTCATGGTTTCGGCAGCATCCAGTCCGTTGGTGAGGAAGCAAAACGCCTGGGCGCTGGCAAGGTCCTGGTGGTCACGGACCCGGGAGTCCAGAAGGCTGGCATTCTGGACATCCTGGCTAGGGCATTGGAGAATGCGGGGCTCAAGACCGACTTCTTCACGGGCGTGGAACCGGACCCCAAGATCGAAGTGGTGGACCTGAGCCTGGCGGCCGCCAGAGAAGCCAAGCCGGACGTGATCATCGGCATGGGTGGCGGGAGTTCCTTAGACATCGCCAAGGCCACGTCCGTGCTCATGACCAACGAAGGCCCCATCGACAAGTATTTTGGCATGGAACTGGTACCCAAACCGGGCCTGCCGCTCCTGCTCATACCGACCACGGCCGGAACCGGCAGCGAAATGACCTCCATCAGCGTTCTGTCCGACACCTTAAACGATGTCAAAAAAGGTATCGTGAGCGAACACATGTTCGCCAAGGTCGTCCTGCTCGATCCGGAACTCACCATCGGCCTGCCTCCGGCTCTCACTGCAACCACGGGCATGGACGCCCTGGTCCACGCCATCGAATCCTTCACGGGCGTACGGGCCACGCCCTTCACGGACCTCTTGAACCGCGAATCCATCGCTCTTGTGGCCGCCAACCTCCGCAAGGCCTTTGCCAACGGGTCGAACAGGGCGGCACGGGAGAACATGCTCTACGCCAGCTGCCTGTCCGGAATGGCCTTTTCCAACACCCAGAACGGGCTCATCCACGCCATCGCCTTGGCCATCGGCGGCAAGTTCCATCTGCCCCACGGATTGCTCACGGCCTTCATCTGCCCATGGGTGATGGAGTTCAACCTGCTGGCCACCCCGGCCAAGTTCATCGAGATTGCCCGGCTTTTCGGCGAGAGCGTCCAGGGCCTGCCCGAAATCCAGGCGGCGCGCTTGAGCGTCAAGGCGGTGAAGTCTCTGTTGGATGATCTGCGCATCCCCTACACATTGAAAAGCTACGGCGTGCCCCGCGAGGCCATCGAAAACATCGCCAAGGCCACTCTTGGAGCGGCGCGGCTTATCGGCAACAACCCGAGGGCCGTGACCGAGAAGGAGGTCGTGGAGCTTCTGAAGGCCAACTACGGCGACTAGAATAGTCGCCGCTGAACGTATGGCTTAGGGTATTGGTTACCCGGTTTCAGCCCCATGGAGAAATCCCAATGGGGCTGAACTCTTTTGGTGGCAGGAGCGTCTGCCGACAACCAACCGCCCTTGTCCGGCATGGCTTTCTGGCTGATGACTTTCGACCAACCCGCTGCTACCCTTGGACATGACATTCAGAATGCTCTCGTCCGGACCTTTCACGTCCGCCTGGACAACGCGGCAAGGGTGCGATGGCCTGGACTGAGAAAGACAGACCCTGGCTGGCAGCCTACTGGCTGGCGGCATTCTGCCTGGCCTGGCTTGTCTTTGACCGGGCCGCCTTCGGCCTCATCGACGACTATTTCTTTTTTGAAGAGTCCCTTGTTCACGGCCACTGGAAAATGCTCTGGGGCGATCCCTCCGGTCGCTTTTATCCGCTGTGCGGCAAGGAATTCTTCATACTCCGGGAATTCGGCATCCTCTCGGCTCCGCTCTTCTACTCCATCCAGGCCTTGAAAGTTCTCGCTGGGGCGTATTTCGCCCTGGGCATACTGCGCCGCGCCGGAGCGTCTCCCCGCATGGCTTTCGTTGTAGCCCTCTTCGTTTTCGGTTCACCGGCGTACATGGTGGCGGTGTCCAGGCTCTTCGTTGCCGAACTTACCCCGTTCACGCTTTTTTTGGCCGCCCTGTGTTTCCTGCCTGACCGGGAACGGGGTCCCGCATGGCGCTTTCCACTCGCCCTGGCCTGCGCCACCATCGCCCTGTTTCACAAGGAACCTGGATTTCTGGCCGTGGGGACCATGGGCGCGGTTCTCTTCCTCATGCCTCGCCGAAGCGCTCCCCCGGACCGGTTCATGGGCACATGCCTCATGGCCAGCGCGACCTTCTTTTTTCTATCGTATATGGCCTTCGGGTACAGCTACATGACGGAGAACGACTACACCGTCGGGCGCACCCTTGGCATGGCCGTCACCGCCGAATTCTTCGCACGAAACGACGCTCCGCTTGTCGCCATGTTCATCATCTGTCTGACGCACTGGTTCCGGCTTCTCAAAGCCCGTACCATCGCACCTTTCGAAACCGCATGTCTGGCCGCGTCCCTGGTTTACGCCGGGGCCTACCTGGGGCTTCGCATCACCTCTCCATGGTATCTCCTGCCAGCCTACGCTTTCATTCTGCCGGTTCTTCCACCCGCCCTGGCCTGGACATCTGAAATTCTCCCGCGCGGCGGCAACGCATTTCGAATTGTGCTCTTCCCGGGTTGTCTCCTTGCTGGTTGCCTCTGGGCGATTGCCGGGTACGGCTTTCTCGATTTCAACAAGGCCGCGGCAAAAGGAGCGGAACAGTTTCTGAACTATCTGAGCGCCAACCGCCCGGAGCCCGGCCAGCCAGCCGCTCCCCTTGTCTTCCCGAGAGAGTCCGGTGAGGCCGAAGTATCCCAGAGCCTCCGGGTTCTTTTGATGGCCAGGGGGCTGGACAAGGCCTTCTCACCGGTCTTTTCCGGGCTCTACGACATATGGCGAACCTTGGATGCTCGGCCGGGATTGGCCGTGCTGACGCCCTACACCCACACAAATCTTGAAGAAATACATCAGCTTGCCTCCTGCCGCGCAAGCCTTCTGGACACCGGCGCTCCGGCTGCGTTTCCCAACGCGCTGGCATCTCTTCTGGGGCTTTCCGCACCAGACGGAACAAGCCGGAAAACACTGATGTCTACAGGAGCATTCAGGGTATTCGCGCAAGCCCCGGCCTCGCCTCAATCATCCGGCACCACCCCCTGCCCCCGTGGCTTCGAGTGGTCGTTTCTGCAAGCAACAACCCCGGTCCGGGGTGTCAAGGTCTGCCCGCTGACCGGCGGATCCCTGCCAATGCGCCTGACCAACGCGTCCGCGGAGAGTTTCATCTTGAATCAGTCGGATCCGGCAGGAATCGTACGCATCGTCCTATTCACCGCCCTGCCGGGAGAGAGCCCGCGCCCGATCGGTTCGCATCCCCTGCCTGAGCGCCTCGCGCCAGGAGAAAGCGTCGATATCCGCCTGGACTTTTCCATTTTCACCCGCCAGCCCGGCATCATCAGTGTGGCCTTGGGCATGGCTGACGGGCAGGATGTCCGTTTCGTCCTGGACAGACCGCTTTTCACCAGCAATTTCCTTCCCCGCTTTGCCCAATGCTGGGCCCCCCAGGAGGACCTGCTGAAAGGTACCCCTTGAGTGTAATGTTTCTGTAATGTAACATTTCTCCTATATCTGACCACACAATGAGCCAGCCATGCCCTTACCCTGTCAACTTTCTCCGCCGAGTACCTGAAACACCATGGGCGTGATGCTGAACAGCGAATACGAGGCCATGTTTTCGGCCGAAGAGTCCCACTGGTGGTACCGGGGACTGCACGACCAAGTGCTGCTGGCTCTGGAAAAGGCTCCAGCCGGAGAAGGTCCCCGGCGAATACTGGATGCGGGATGCGGCACGGGCATGATGCTCGAAATTCTCCATGCCGAACATGCTTTTGGGTTCGACCTCTCCGGCGAAGCCCTGCGTCTTGCGGCGAGGCGCACCCCCGGCCGGTTCGTCCGGGCCACGACCCTGTCCATCCCCTACTTGTCAGGCACTTTCGACGCGGTTCTCAGCCTGGACGTGCTCTCAAACGTCCCCCAGCACGCCGTTCAGGATGTCCTTCATGAACTATTAAGGGTTCTCAAGCCCGGTGGCCGGCTGGTGCTCAACGCCACGGCCTTCCAATGGCTCCACAGCGAACATGACCGGGCCGTGGGAGTGGTTCGCCGCTATACAGCCCCTGAGGTGCGCCGCCTGCTGGAGACTGCGGGTTTCGAGATCGACCGGTGCGGCTATTCCAACTCGATTCTCTTTCTGCCGGCCGCCTGCTACCGGCTGGCCAAGAAAATCCTGCCCGAACGCAAGGGCGATCCCTCCTCGGACCTTTTCGCTCTGCCCAAGCCAGTAAACTCTCTGCTGTTTCGGATACGTTCCCTGGAAAACCGCCTCATCCAACGCCTCGGCGTGAGCATGCCCGCAGGTCTTTCGGTGTTCGCAACAGCCCGCAGGCCCATACCGCCCTCCACATCGCCCCTTCCGAAGCAACCGGGTGAACTCAAGGCGGATTTTTCCTCGCTGGATGTCTCGGTGGTCATACCGGTCTACAACGCCGAAAAGAGCATCGATCCCTTATGCGTCGAGATCATGTCCACCCTCTCCTGCCGCTTACTCCAGATCGTCCTGGTCAACGACGGCAGCCGGGACGCCAGCCACGAGGTCTGTCTGGGGCTTTGCGGGCGGTATCCGGACGTGGTCACCTATCTGAGGCTTTCCAAGAACTTCGGCGAGCACAACGCCGTCATGGCCGGTTTGAAAGCCGCCCGGGGGGACTACACCCTCATCCTAGACGACGATTTCCAGAATCCTCCATCAGAAGCTCCACGCCTGCTCGCCCATTGCGTCGCGGGAGAATTCGACGCCGTATACGGGGCCTTCATCGAAAAAAGGCACTCCTTCTGGCGCAATCTGGGCAGTTGGCTCAACGGGTGCATGTCCCGCCGGCTTCTTGGAAAACCGGAAGGCCTCTACCTCTCCAGCTTCAAATGCTTAAACCGGTTCCTTCGTGAAAAGGTTGTCGAATACACGGGCCCCTGGCCCTATCTGGACGGCTTGATTCTGCGATCCACGGACCGGGTGGGACAGGTCGCGGTGGAACACCATGAGAGAGCGCGGGGAATATCCGGCTATACCCCAGCCAAGCTTTTCTCCCTCTGGCTCACCATGTTCGCCTCTTTCTCTCCCGCCCCGGCGCGGTTTGCTGCCGCCACTGGCTTGATACTTGGCCTTGCGGGCATTGGAACCTTCGCGGTTGGGCTGACCATGTGGTCTACCCCCTGGATGCTGGGGGGGCTGATCTGCCTTTTGGGAGGGGCCATGCTTGCCGGGACGGGACTCGCTGCAGAGTATTCCATACGGGCCCTGATGGAGCTAAACGGCTCTCCCCAATTCGTTGTGAGGGATCGTCACGGAGCCGGGTGCGCTCCTGACGAGGAGAGTTCCAGAGGACCGGAGTCCGGAAAGCTGCCAAAACCTGGGCCGCATACGGTTGCCCAAGCGGGTAAGAAGAAAAAGGCGATGTCCAGCCGGGAGCCACGCCGATGAGCCCCTTGAGCAAAGTCCGCCTGGTGGACATCCCCACCATTTCCGACTCCAGAGGACGGCTGTCCGTGCTGGAACAGGGAGCTGGCGTGCCCTTCGAAATCCGGCGGGTGTTTTTCATGCACCACATGGAAGCCGACAGGGGCGGCCATGCCCATCGGGACACCGAACAGGTGGTTCTGGCCGCGGCCGGATCATTCAGGATCACCCTTACCGACGCCAAGTCCAGCCTCACATATGTTCTGGATGATCCCTCCAGGGGGGTCTACATGCCCCCCATGGTGTACGTGACCCTGACTGACTTCAGCCCCGGTGCGGTCTGTCTGGTGCTGGCCAGCACCATCTACGACATGAGCCGTTCCATCCGCACATACGAGGATTTCCTGAGGGAGATGACCCCATGATCCGTTTTTCGCGACAAGTTGGACCGGAAGCGGCTTTCCTGCGTTCGCACCTGGCCTTGAGCGGCCAATGCCCCAGCGTCGAAGACGCCTATGCCTGGTATCTGGCCCAACGAGACGAAAAGGGGTTCGAAACCCGTGTCATCCCTCTCTCCCAAGTGGACGGCTGGGAGTTTGGCGAATCCCCGCGCATGATGTATCACCGCAGCGGACGCTTTTTTGCCCTGGTGGGCGTCAGGGTGGAAACCACCTTCGGCCCGGTGAAAAGCTGGGACCAGCCCATCATCAATCAGCCCGAGATCGGCATCCTGGGTTTTCTGACCCGCAAGTTTGACGGCATCCCCCATTTCCTGGTGCAGGCCAAACGCGAACCCGGCAATATCAACGTGCTCCAGCTGGCTCCCACGGTGCAGGCCACCTGGAGCAATTATACCCGCGTACACAAAGGCAAGGACACCCCATACCTGGAGTTCTTCACCAGCTCCATGCGCTCCAGGACCCTCCTGGACCATCTTCAGACCGAACAGGGCAGCCGTTTTCTGGGCAAACGCAACCGGAACATGATCGTGGAGACAACCCATGACATCGAGGTCAGAGATCCCTACAAGTGGATGACCCTTGGCCAGATCAAGGCCCTGATGCACGTGGAGAACGTGGTCAACATGGATGCCCGCTCCGTGCTCTCGCTCATTCCCCTGGTGAACCTGGACGGTTGCCTCGATCCCTGCGGACTGGGAAGCTGGTGGGAGGCCTTGGGACAGCGAGGGTTGGCCCTGTGCAGCTCCACTTCCAATACCGGCCAGGAGCACTCCAGCATGGAGGAGATTCTCGCCTGGCTGAACAACCTGAAAACCCGCCACTCCCTGAATATTTCCAGGGTGCCTCTGGACCAGCTGCGGCACTGGACCGCGGACGATACCTCCATCCGCCACGAAACAGGCCAGCACTTCTCGATAATCGGCCTGGACGTTGAGGCCTGCTGCCGGGAAACGCTGCGCTGGTCTCAGCCCATCCTGCACCACCCGAAGCGGGGCTTGCGCGGGTTCCTGCTCAAGACCATAAACGGGGTGCTTCACTTTCTTGTTCGGGCCAGCCTGGAGCCGGGAAGCCACAACGGGGTGGAAGTCGGTCCAACCGTTTCCTGCAGCGACGCCCGGGAACGCCTTGGCGGCAGGCTCGCCCCCAAACTCCTCGAACTCTTCATCGACCCCGCCCCGGAAAATGTCTTCCATCGATGCGTCCAATCCGAAGAGGGTGGCCGGTTCCACCATTTCGAGAACGAGTACATTTTCCTGCACGCCCCTGACGGCATGTCCCACCCGGGTCCGCACTACCGCTGGATGAGCCTTGGTCAACTGCTCAGGCTGGCGCGCCATGCCCACGTGAACATGGAGGCCAGGAACCTGCTCTCCTGCCTGAGCGTCCTGCCTGAAACCGGTACGTGGCCCGACCAGTTGAAATCGGCCTCAAGCAACAGCGTGGCCAGGCTCCGGGCCGTTCCCGGCCGGAGAGATGCCAAGCGTACCAGCGGGCACTCTATGCAAAACGTCCAGGACCAGCTGTCACAGGACGCTGTACTACCTGATGTTTTGGCCAACGCGTCAACCAGGGCACATCGTCTCGCGGTTGGCGATGCAGTGGGCTTTGCTGCCGGCTCGTCACAAACACACGATTCCGGATCTCCCGACAGCCAGGCATGAAACTGCTCGTCCTCGGAGTTTCCGACATTTTCCGGCGCAGGGTGCTCCCTGCCCTGGCTGCGACAGGGGTCTCCTCCCTGGACGTATGCTCCGCGTCGCATGTCCCGTGCGAGGCTCCTGCGGGAGTGCCCATGCGGACGTTCTCAGTCTACGAGGAGGCGCTCGCCCAGAGCGAAGCGCAGGCCGTCTACATCTCCACTTACAACGGCATGCATTCCCGGCTGGTTTTGGACGCTCTGGCCAGCGGCAGACACGTGGCCGTGGACAAACCCGCTTTCCTCAATGCGACGCAAGCCGATACGGCCCTTGATCTGGCCCGGTCACGCGGCTTGGTATTGGCTGAGGTCACGGTCTGGAATGAACATCCCCGGGCCGCAGCCATGAAACGTCTTTTCGAAGCGGTGGGAGGCCCCACCCGGCTTTCAGCGTGTTTTTCCTTCCCTCCCCTGCCCCCAGGCAATTTCCGCATGGACAAGGCCCTGGGCGGCGGCGCGTTCCTGGACCTGGGGCCCTATGCGGTGAGTCCCGGCCGATTCTTCTTCGGGTGCGCGCCGCTGGAAGTATGCTGCCACAGGCTGGGCAGTGCGGACGCCCAAGGGGAGGACTCCGGGGTGGAAACATCTTTCGCCTGTCTCTTCACCTATCCCGGAGGCCGGAGCTTCACGGGAGTATTCGGCTTTGATACGGGCTACGCCAACACCCTTCAGGTTCTGGGCCCCTGCCTGGCTGCCCGCATGGACCGTGCCTTCACCCCCCCGCCGGATCAACACCTGGAGATCGAATATAATGCGCCGCAGGGCTCTGGGCGGGAGAGTTTCGCACCGGCCGACCCCTTCACCCTGTTCTTCTCCCGCTTTTTTGCGGCCATACGAGCGGGAGACGGTTCGCAGTTCGCCCGAGCCCTGCGCGAAGACTCTCAGGTCTTGGCCAGACTGATCGCCGCAGCCAGCATGACGGCTTGATCGAAACCACAGGAGCATCACCATGACCATCCCCGTGTGGGGCTATCTCGACGAGTACGAATCCCTGCGCGAAGAGTTCCTTCAGGCGGTGGACAGTGTCTTTTCTTCGGGAAAGCTGATTCTCGGTCCCAATGTCGAGGCATTTGAGAAAGAGTTCGCCGCCTATTGCGGAACATCACACGGAGTCGGGTTGGACAACGGCACCAATGCCTTGACCCTGGCTCTTCTGGCAGCCGGCCTTAAGCCTGGCGGGGAAGTGGTCACCACGTCCAACACAGCCGTGCCCACCGTGGCTGCCATCGTGAACGCCGGGGGCGTCACCCGCTTTTGCGACATCGATCCCAGGACATATCTGATGGACCCGGCCCGTCTGGAGGCAGCCGTCACCCCGAAAACGGCCGCCATCGTTCCCGTCCACCTGTACGGGCAGATGGTCGACATGGAAGCGGTGAACGCCGTGGCAAAAAAGCACGGACTGCTGGTGGTGGAGGACTGCGCCCAGGCCCATGGCGCAACCAGGCATGGCAACAAGGCGGGTTCGCTCTCCAGCGCGTCCGCCTTCTCCTTCTACCCCACCAAGCTGCTTGGCGCCTACGGCGACGGAGGCATGGCCCTCACCAATGATCCGGGGGTGGAGGCCAAGCTGCGCAGGCTGCGTTTCTACGGCATGGAGAAAACCTATTATTCCCTGGAACAGGGGTACAACTCCCGCCTGGACGAGGTCCATGCGGCCATGCTGCGCATAAAGCTTAAGGGCCTGGACGCCGCCATCGCCCGCCGCAGAAAGATCGCGGCCCGTTACGACGAGGCCCTGGCGGATTCGCCTTATGTTCTGCCTGCCACTGCTCCAGGCAACGAACACGCCTATTACCTCTACGTGGTGCGCCACCAGGAGAGGGACAGGATCATGGAACAGCTGAAGCTCAAGGGGATTCTGCTCAACATAAGCTACCCATGGCCAATCCACACCATGCCGGGCTATGCCCACCTTGGTTACCCCACGGGAGCTCTGCCTCACACCGAGGCCGCGGCAAAATGCATCTTCTCCCTGCCCATGTACCCCGGGCTTACGCCCTCCGAGCAGGAGGAAGTCATCGACGCCCTTCTGCAACTGGCCTGACACGGTTCATCAAAGGACGCTCTTGGGCTTTGGTGAAGCACATCCCGAACAAGCCGCAGCAGGGGAACGAATGCCCCCCCGCATAGCGGCATTGGTGCCTGCTGCGGGACTTTCCTCCCGCATGGACGGGTTCAAGCCGCTCATGCCCCTGCGCGACTCCACCGTGCTCGGCTGGGTGACCCGCACCCTGCGCAAGGCAGGAGTGGAGGACATTCTGGTTGTCGCCGGGCACAATGCCAGCGAGGTTTATGCCGAGGCGGCCAGGCTCTCCATTACGTGCGTGGTCAACCGCGACTTCGAACAGGGTGAGTTCTCCTCGGTGCTGACCGGCATTTCCACGCTGCCAACAGATATCGACGCCGTCCTGGTTTTGCCGGTGGACATCCCCCTGGTGCGCCACCAGACCATTCGCACGCTTGCGGAGAGCTTCGGGGACATGGCAATCGCGTACCCCACATTTCATGGACAGCGCGGACACCCCCTGTTCGTTGCAGCCAAATGCCTGCCCTATGTGTCCTCATGGAACGGCGCAGGCGGGTTGAGCGAGGCCTTGCGGGAGCTTGAAAAGCGTTTAGGCGCGGAAGATATTCCAGTGGCCGACGCGAACATCCTCTTCGATCTCGACACCCCGCAAGACTATCGGGAAGCCCTGCGCCGGGTTCGCCGCCTGAACCGCCCCACG is a genomic window of Desulfovibrio sp. containing:
- a CDS encoding NDP-hexose 2,3-dehydratase family protein, with product MIRFSRQVGPEAAFLRSHLALSGQCPSVEDAYAWYLAQRDEKGFETRVIPLSQVDGWEFGESPRMMYHRSGRFFALVGVRVETTFGPVKSWDQPIINQPEIGILGFLTRKFDGIPHFLVQAKREPGNINVLQLAPTVQATWSNYTRVHKGKDTPYLEFFTSSMRSRTLLDHLQTEQGSRFLGKRNRNMIVETTHDIEVRDPYKWMTLGQIKALMHVENVVNMDARSVLSLIPLVNLDGCLDPCGLGSWWEALGQRGLALCSSTSNTGQEHSSMEEILAWLNNLKTRHSLNISRVPLDQLRHWTADDTSIRHETGQHFSIIGLDVEACCRETLRWSQPILHHPKRGLRGFLLKTINGVLHFLVRASLEPGSHNGVEVGPTVSCSDARERLGGRLAPKLLELFIDPAPENVFHRCVQSEEGGRFHHFENEYIFLHAPDGMSHPGPHYRWMSLGQLLRLARHAHVNMEARNLLSCLSVLPETGTWPDQLKSASSNSVARLRAVPGRRDAKRTSGHSMQNVQDQLSQDAVLPDVLANASTRAHRLAVGDAVGFAAGSSQTHDSGSPDSQA
- a CDS encoding Gfo/Idh/MocA family oxidoreductase, with protein sequence MKLLVLGVSDIFRRRVLPALAATGVSSLDVCSASHVPCEAPAGVPMRTFSVYEEALAQSEAQAVYISTYNGMHSRLVLDALASGRHVAVDKPAFLNATQADTALDLARSRGLVLAEVTVWNEHPRAAAMKRLFEAVGGPTRLSACFSFPPLPPGNFRMDKALGGGAFLDLGPYAVSPGRFFFGCAPLEVCCHRLGSADAQGEDSGVETSFACLFTYPGGRSFTGVFGFDTGYANTLQVLGPCLAARMDRAFTPPPDQHLEIEYNAPQGSGRESFAPADPFTLFFSRFFAAIRAGDGSQFARALREDSQVLARLIAAASMTA
- a CDS encoding DegT/DnrJ/EryC1/StrS family aminotransferase — its product is MTIPVWGYLDEYESLREEFLQAVDSVFSSGKLILGPNVEAFEKEFAAYCGTSHGVGLDNGTNALTLALLAAGLKPGGEVVTTSNTAVPTVAAIVNAGGVTRFCDIDPRTYLMDPARLEAAVTPKTAAIVPVHLYGQMVDMEAVNAVAKKHGLLVVEDCAQAHGATRHGNKAGSLSSASAFSFYPTKLLGAYGDGGMALTNDPGVEAKLRRLRFYGMEKTYYSLEQGYNSRLDEVHAAMLRIKLKGLDAAIARRRKIAARYDEALADSPYVLPATAPGNEHAYYLYVVRHQERDRIMEQLKLKGILLNISYPWPIHTMPGYAHLGYPTGALPHTEAAAKCIFSLPMYPGLTPSEQEEVIDALLQLA
- a CDS encoding NTP transferase domain-containing protein; this encodes MPPRIAALVPAAGLSSRMDGFKPLMPLRDSTVLGWVTRTLRKAGVEDILVVAGHNASEVYAEAARLSITCVVNRDFEQGEFSSVLTGISTLPTDIDAVLVLPVDIPLVRHQTIRTLAESFGDMAIAYPTFHGQRGHPLFVAAKCLPYVSSWNGAGGLSEALRELEKRLGAEDIPVADANILFDLDTPQDYREALRRVRRLNRPTPEEALALLEMHCVNGRDLAHAHAVARIALALASALNDARGWPLNMDLTHSAALLHDIAKSRKNHEAQGARILNAAGFPDAASIVEAHRDVSIPDIAPITEREVVYLANKLVMGDWPVNIHKRFQEKLDRYGNDPKAFSAISGRRDRALAMLERVERETGMPLKAIFERAGLYYPQMQQSDL